In Cicer arietinum cultivar CDC Frontier isolate Library 1 chromosome 7, Cicar.CDCFrontier_v2.0, whole genome shotgun sequence, a single window of DNA contains:
- the LOC113787595 gene encoding defensin Ec-AMP-D1-like, protein MARLVSSVSTIFVMFLLLVVIEMGANMVAEARSCVSKSFRYKGLCLLDRNCALICKTEGFTEGHCRGFAFGSKCFCYKPC, encoded by the exons ATGGCTCGTTTAGTGTCTTCGGTTTCCACCATCTTTGTCATGTTTCTACTTCTTGTCGTTATTG AGATGGGAGCAAATATGGTGGCAGAGGCAAGGAGTTGTGTATCAAAAAGTTTTCGCTATAAAGGACTATGTTTGTTGGACCGCAATTGTGCTCTTATTTGCAAAACTGAGGGTTTCACTGAAGGACATTGCAGAGGCTTCGCTTTCGGTAGTAAATGCTTTTGCTACAAAccttgttaa